In the Deinococcus budaensis genome, one interval contains:
- a CDS encoding VOC family protein: protein MRPNVLIYATDVNRSRDWYERVGFRLRRVNRNGGWAELEWGEFLLYLHGAAAARPPGFALPGFEAQEPLELLAARLTSAGVLPDPEILDEGFGRVLKLRDPDGYQLDIVEHDPELYA, encoded by the coding sequence ATGAGGCCCAACGTCCTGATCTACGCCACGGACGTGAACCGCAGCCGTGACTGGTACGAGCGGGTGGGGTTTCGGCTGCGGCGGGTCAACCGCAACGGCGGCTGGGCCGAGCTGGAATGGGGAGAGTTCCTGCTGTACCTGCATGGCGCGGCGGCGGCCCGCCCGCCGGGGTTTGCCCTGCCCGGCTTCGAGGCGCAGGAACCGCTGGAACTCCTGGCCGCGCGCCTGACCTCGGCAGGCGTCCTGCCTGATCCCGAGATTCTCGACGAGGGCTTCGGGCGCGTGCTGAAGCTGCGCGACCCCGACGGCTACCAACTCGACATCGTGGAGCATGACCCGGAGCTGTACGCCTGA
- a CDS encoding ABC transporter ATP-binding protein codes for MTTPTPDARVRVRDLRKSYTVHEKEPGFLGSLRSFVHRKSRSVEAVKGVSFDLAPGEVVGFLGPNGAGKTTTLKMLSGLLHPSGGEVRVAGSEPRRRETAFLKNITLVMGQKQQLIWDLPALDSFLVNQAIYEIPDAQYHATMREYTEVLGLEGILKKQVRKLSLGERMKCELAAALLHRPRVLFLDEPTIGLDVNMQEAVRTFIRDYNARYEATVILTSHYMADVTALARRILVIDQGQLVFDGDLARLAEQGSGGKTVRLQLRRPVTEAQLARYGSGVKVDGLSAELTVPRAEVSVRAARLLSDLDVADLTVEDPPIETVMGELFGGKEAVRG; via the coding sequence ATGACCACACCCACCCCGGACGCCCGCGTGCGCGTCCGCGACCTGCGCAAGAGTTACACCGTCCACGAGAAGGAACCGGGTTTTCTGGGCAGCCTCCGCAGTTTCGTCCACCGCAAGAGCCGCAGCGTGGAGGCGGTCAAGGGCGTCTCCTTCGACCTCGCGCCGGGGGAGGTGGTGGGCTTTCTGGGGCCGAACGGGGCGGGCAAGACGACCACCCTCAAGATGCTCTCGGGCCTCTTGCACCCCTCGGGCGGCGAGGTGCGGGTGGCAGGCTCCGAACCCCGGCGCCGCGAGACGGCCTTCCTGAAGAACATCACGCTGGTCATGGGGCAAAAGCAGCAGCTGATCTGGGACCTTCCGGCGCTCGATTCCTTTCTGGTCAACCAGGCGATCTACGAGATCCCCGACGCCCAGTACCACGCCACCATGCGCGAATACACCGAGGTCCTGGGCCTGGAGGGCATCCTGAAAAAGCAGGTCCGCAAACTCTCCCTGGGCGAGCGGATGAAGTGCGAACTCGCCGCCGCGCTGCTGCACCGGCCCCGGGTGCTGTTTCTCGACGAGCCGACCATCGGCCTCGACGTGAACATGCAGGAAGCCGTGCGGACCTTTATCCGCGACTACAACGCGCGCTACGAGGCGACCGTGATCCTGACGAGTCACTACATGGCCGACGTGACGGCCCTGGCCCGCCGCATCCTGGTGATCGACCAGGGCCAGCTCGTCTTCGACGGCGACCTCGCGCGGCTGGCGGAGCAGGGCAGCGGCGGCAAGACCGTGCGGCTGCAACTGCGGCGGCCCGTCACCGAGGCGCAGCTCGCCCGCTACGGCTCGGGGGTCAAGGTGGACGGCCTGAGCGCCGAACTCACCGTGCCCCGCGCCGAGGTGAGTGTGCGCGCCGCCCGACTCCTCTCCGACCTCGACGTGGCCGACCTGACCGTCGAGGACCCGCCCATCGAGACGGTGATGGGGGAGCTGTTCGGAGGCAAGGAGGCGGTCCGTGGCTAG
- a CDS encoding alpha/beta hydrolase yields the protein MRHLILPLLLALSAAWATPVQLRAPDGLTLHAEATPAAQPGAARPWGAVLLLHSAARNRHELDAVARRLAQEGYASLALDQRSGGEYGGHPNLTAQGLGQRVLTGADELADLEVALGWLRRRYPGRPLFALGSGRSATLLFGLAAKQPGLAGILAFSPNPSDLPDLDALAAARHVRVPVFVTSENGPYAVETAGNFLHAAQSARKVQYVPPGFGLPGAQSLDPAAMDGPEASEEYWRALLRFLRAR from the coding sequence ATGCGTCACCTGATCCTGCCGCTGCTGCTGGCCCTCTCTGCCGCCTGGGCCACGCCCGTCCAGCTCCGGGCGCCCGACGGCCTGACGCTGCACGCGGAAGCCACCCCGGCAGCCCAGCCCGGAGCGGCCCGGCCCTGGGGAGCGGTTCTGCTGCTGCACTCGGCGGCCCGCAACCGGCACGAACTGGACGCGGTGGCCCGGCGGCTGGCGCAGGAGGGCTACGCCTCGCTGGCACTCGACCAGCGCTCGGGCGGGGAGTACGGGGGTCATCCCAATCTCACCGCGCAGGGCCTGGGCCAGCGCGTCCTCACCGGGGCCGACGAGCTGGCGGACCTGGAGGTCGCCCTGGGCTGGCTGAGGCGCCGCTATCCGGGGCGGCCCCTCTTCGCGCTGGGCAGCGGCCGGAGCGCCACGCTGCTGTTTGGGCTGGCAGCAAAGCAGCCAGGACTCGCGGGCATCCTGGCCTTCAGCCCCAATCCCTCGGACCTTCCTGACCTGGACGCGCTGGCGGCGGCCCGGCACGTGCGGGTGCCGGTGTTCGTGACGAGCGAGAACGGCCCGTACGCGGTGGAGACGGCAGGAAACTTCCTGCACGCCGCGCAAAGCGCCCGCAAGGTGCAGTACGTCCCGCCGGGCTTCGGCCTGCCCGGCGCCCAGAGTCTGGACCCCGCCGCGATGGACGGCCCGGAAGCCAGCGAGGAGTACTGGCGGGCGCTCCTGCGCTTCCTGCGCGCCCGCTGA
- a CDS encoding chromate transporter, whose product MTDLGEMFLAFARLGLISFGGTNVAEIERALVLERGWIDAQTLANGFALGQLMPGPNMLAVTHYGYAAAGLGGALVATLGFYGPTALVSAGAALAWQRHSAHPWVIAFRNALLPFGGGVVLAGALVLGQTSVTSWGAAGLAALAFLLLWRTRVNSAVVVLGAAVLGALLGL is encoded by the coding sequence GTGACGGACCTCGGGGAGATGTTCCTGGCCTTCGCGCGGCTGGGCCTGATCAGCTTCGGGGGCACCAACGTCGCGGAGATCGAGCGGGCGCTGGTGCTGGAGCGCGGCTGGATCGACGCGCAGACGCTGGCGAACGGCTTCGCGCTGGGCCAGCTGATGCCGGGGCCGAACATGCTGGCGGTCACCCACTACGGCTACGCGGCGGCGGGGCTGGGCGGCGCGCTCGTCGCCACGCTGGGCTTTTACGGCCCGACGGCGCTGGTGAGCGCGGGGGCGGCCCTGGCGTGGCAGCGCCACAGCGCGCACCCCTGGGTGATCGCCTTTCGCAACGCCCTGCTGCCCTTCGGCGGCGGGGTGGTCCTGGCCGGGGCGCTGGTGCTGGGGCAGACCAGCGTGACCTCCTGGGGGGCGGCGGGGCTGGCCGCGCTCGCCTTCTTGCTGCTGTGGCGCACGCGGGTGAACAGCGCCGTGGTGGTGCTGGGGGCGGCCGTCCTGGGGGCGCTGCTGGGGCTGTGA
- a CDS encoding ABC-2 family transporter protein, whose product MTRYLRLIRIFTGATLSAQLEYRANFLGAVLASVGEAGVALLGIAVLFGQPELDTVGGWTFHEALLVTGLFMLTEGVISVFIQPNMSKIAEAVRTGSMDFTLLKPIDAQFGVSTRHLNVLRVTDLLIGAGLIGYAASHLTVTPGGLAGAALLYLSAVVIVYCIWLALSTTAFWFVKTQNASELFNGVFGAARFPVTAFPVPVRALLTFVVPVAFITTVPAQAMTGTLTPALALASPLVAAALFVLTRLFWLRAVASYTSASS is encoded by the coding sequence GTGACCCGCTACCTGCGCCTCATCCGCATCTTCACGGGGGCCACGCTCTCGGCACAGCTCGAATACCGGGCCAACTTCCTGGGCGCCGTGCTTGCCAGCGTGGGCGAGGCCGGGGTGGCCCTGCTGGGCATCGCGGTGCTGTTCGGGCAGCCGGAGCTGGACACGGTGGGCGGCTGGACTTTCCACGAGGCGCTGCTGGTCACGGGGCTGTTCATGCTCACCGAGGGGGTCATCAGCGTCTTTATCCAGCCCAACATGAGCAAGATCGCCGAGGCCGTGCGCACCGGCAGCATGGATTTCACGCTGCTCAAGCCCATCGACGCGCAGTTCGGGGTCAGCACCCGGCACCTCAACGTGCTGCGGGTGACCGACCTGTTGATCGGGGCGGGGCTGATCGGCTACGCGGCCTCGCACCTGACGGTCACGCCGGGGGGCTTGGCGGGGGCGGCGCTGCTCTACCTCTCGGCGGTCGTGATCGTGTACTGCATCTGGCTGGCGCTCTCCACCACCGCCTTCTGGTTCGTCAAGACCCAGAACGCTTCCGAGCTGTTCAACGGCGTCTTCGGGGCTGCGCGCTTTCCGGTCACGGCCTTTCCGGTGCCGGTGCGGGCGCTGCTGACCTTCGTGGTGCCGGTCGCCTTCATCACGACCGTTCCGGCCCAGGCCATGACGGGCACCCTCACGCCCGCGCTGGCGCTGGCCTCGCCGCTGGTGGCCGCCGCGCTGTTCGTGCTGACGCGCCTCTTCTGGCTGAGGGCGGTGGCGAGCTACACCAGCGCGAGCAGCTGA
- a CDS encoding ABC transporter permease produces the protein MTATWKKLRTLFAAQFAEMVEYRAEVVIWMLSGTLSLVMMLVWMAQAAAAPGGEINGYTPSEFASYFLGTWTVSQLMVVWVAWELDLDIRQGTLSPKLLRPLDPLWTWYTGHLAERVVRFPLMLVLVAVFAWLAGARFTTDPLAYLAALGLAFLGFSARFLWEYCVGLLAFWTESSTSFQEVVWLFYAALGGMFAPLAFYPQWVQNVAVWTPFPYMLGLPAQLLAGKASLADAGRGAAVLAAWLVIFWFLRLLVWRVGLRKYGAVGA, from the coding sequence ATGACCGCCACCTGGAAAAAACTCCGCACCCTCTTCGCCGCCCAGTTCGCGGAGATGGTCGAGTACCGCGCGGAGGTCGTGATCTGGATGCTGTCGGGCACCCTCTCGCTGGTGATGATGCTGGTGTGGATGGCGCAGGCGGCGGCGGCCCCCGGCGGCGAGATCAACGGGTACACGCCCTCCGAGTTCGCGTCCTATTTCCTGGGCACCTGGACCGTCTCACAACTGATGGTGGTGTGGGTCGCCTGGGAACTCGACCTCGACATCCGGCAGGGCACCCTGTCGCCCAAGCTGCTGCGCCCGCTCGACCCGCTGTGGACGTGGTACACCGGGCACCTCGCCGAGCGGGTGGTGCGTTTCCCGCTGATGCTGGTGCTGGTCGCCGTGTTCGCGTGGCTGGCGGGGGCGCGCTTCACCACCGACCCGCTGGCCTACCTCGCCGCCCTCGGGCTGGCCTTTCTGGGCTTCAGCGCGCGCTTTCTGTGGGAGTACTGCGTGGGGCTGCTCGCCTTCTGGACCGAATCGAGCACCAGTTTCCAGGAGGTCGTGTGGCTCTTTTACGCCGCGCTGGGCGGCATGTTCGCGCCGCTCGCCTTTTACCCCCAGTGGGTGCAGAACGTGGCGGTGTGGACGCCTTTCCCCTACATGCTGGGCCTGCCCGCGCAACTGCTGGCGGGCAAGGCGTCCCTGGCCGACGCGGGGCGCGGGGCGGCGGTCCTGGCCGCTTGGCTGGTGATCTTCTGGTTCCTGCGGCTCCTGGTGTGGCGGGTGGGGCTGCGGAAGTACGGGGCGGTGGGGGCGTGA
- a CDS encoding chromate transporter: protein MTAPSPAPPAASVPEDDPATSAPPTPLALARMFAGVALAGIGGGLPAHTRRALARRGWLGDEAFAETFTLAQLTPGPNAVNLAAMVGARLSGKAGAAASVLGVLLPGLAAMLAVSVVTLGHPGGLPPTLQSALRGAACAALAVLLGAALPVVRVGWGVRGGPVITVLAFLALGVFRLDLLPVLLVLVGAGLVVHRPRRAP from the coding sequence ATGACTGCGCCCTCGCCTGCCCCCCCAGCCGCCAGCGTGCCGGAGGACGACCCGGCGACCTCTGCCCCACCGACGCCCCTGGCGCTGGCCCGGATGTTCGCCGGGGTGGCGCTGGCGGGCATCGGCGGCGGCCTCCCGGCCCACACCCGGCGGGCGCTGGCCCGGCGCGGCTGGCTGGGTGACGAGGCCTTCGCGGAGACCTTCACGCTGGCGCAGCTCACGCCGGGGCCGAACGCGGTGAACCTCGCGGCGATGGTGGGCGCGCGGCTGTCGGGCAAGGCGGGGGCCGCCGCCTCGGTGCTGGGGGTGCTGCTGCCGGGGCTGGCCGCCATGCTGGCCGTGAGTGTGGTCACCCTGGGACACCCCGGCGGGCTGCCGCCGACCTTGCAAAGCGCGCTGCGGGGCGCGGCCTGCGCCGCCCTGGCCGTGCTGCTGGGCGCCGCGCTGCCGGTGGTGCGGGTGGGCTGGGGCGTGCGCGGCGGGCCGGTGATCACGGTGCTGGCCTTTCTGGCGCTGGGCGTCTTCCGGCTCGACCTGCTGCCCGTCTTGCTGGTGCTGGTGGGCGCCGGGCTGGTCGTCCACCGTCCCCGGCGGGCGCCGTGA